CAtatccttttctctttctttttcatctTTCCTGACGGTTCTCTTCGGGCAGAGAAAAAGTCAACAAGGGCATCGGAATTGAAAATGTTCATTATCTTAACGACGGACTGTGGCACATGAAGACGTACAAGTGAGGTCACCAATATCCCCGCCTGCCCCCCCAACCAGTAGCCCTGGACAGCATGGAGCTTGTCATAGTGCGGGAATGAGCTGCCAGTCAGTTGTTTACACCAATGGACTTAGCTGTGTCACCTGCTGTAAGCATTGAATCAAAGCATaatgcaaaaataataaaaacctgCATTACATCTCCCCTTTCATTTGGTGTTTAGCCATGTTATTTGATTAACCTTTAGCTCCAGTCTGTGAAGCACTTTGGTACATTTATTAAAAGGTGATAAATAATGCTACacataataaatataaacagaTTTTAGGATGAAACGAGTAGTAAAAGGGGAGCATTTGCGCCAGGCAGACACACGCCACCGGTGCACTGCACCGGGGCCCAGACAGCGTCAGGGGCCCGGTGCACTGCACCGGGGCCCAGACGGCGTCGGGCCCATGGaggaagaaaaatatatatcgcCCAGGGCGGCAAATGTGTCGGGGGCGCTCTCTGTTGGCGCCCCTAATTAATTAACTAAATTATACAAAACCCTCACCGCAGTAAGCAGGACAACGCGACCAACCCCCCCCGAAATGTATGACCCCAGGGGGTGCGGTTGCATATTTGAAacgtagacaggcatgacaaaaacacaaataaacataagaTCTTCCCCCaaccaattacctttttattaaaggcTACCGTGTAAAACACTTTAATTATTGTTTGTATCAAGAAAATAAAGATCCCACTGGTGGGAGATCTAAtgtgttatttatgtttttgttataatgcacacgtgcatgttgcagaaaatgtgcaacattGCGACCCACTtatcggtgggtcgcagaagtcggtgtaacaccggccctgtaaagtgtacatatttataattagagttttctgattacagtttaatgcatttttcacaattcaccagctctcattttgaaggctgaacagacaatttgactggaactacttagcaggtagttgtttttttgcgtttaaGATATTAAGGAATTTCTTGCCGAggatccatggctgcctttgtgaatgtctaCGAATatataatcgattattcgttcataccacccactgATTATTCGACCATGTGAGCTATTCACATCCCTACTTATAATATACTTTtggcttgaaaaccacttatttttattatagTATAAATGTCGATAGAGATGTAATTACAATTGTTGATTTATGGAACATGCATAAAAGAACAAATCTCACAACAATTCTCAGACTGTTGATCACATTGTTAAGAAAATCCAATATTGGGACCAATTTTAAAATCAGATTTAAATATTAATCTTATCCCGATCCACCATTCCTTGGTAAAAAGTAAATTAAGAAAAAGCACCTTCGCAAAAACATTTACACAGACATGGAGAGAATCATAATTCCATGATCAGACACAAAAAGTACAAAACAGATTAGTCATTGTCCGAACCCTCAGGAGGTTGAAAGAGCAGCATGTCATTAAAATTGTGTCCATAGGGACGAAGTCTGTACACGCCAAACATCGCTTGCATCTGATTCGAAGACATTCCACTGAATGTGATGGCCAGGTCTGAACAGCAGCCCTCCACGACATTTGAGGGGTTGTTTTGAAGGCTATCAGTGATGAGGCGCTCCACACTTTTGCTATTAAAAAGTCCCTTTCCTTCCAGATCTTCCCCGTTCTCAGCAAACACTCCAGTGTACTTCAGGCATATGGCCAGCTGCTTCTCCTCAGTGACCTTCCACAGGCTACTCTCAGTCTCTGGACATTTCTCACCATCCTGAAACACGTTCATAAGCCTTTTTAGAGCTTCATAGCTAAGGACAATACCGCTTTCATACTCAACATAGTCCAGTTCTCCGGACTTCATAGCATGGCCAATGTAGAATGGTTCACTGGGATCCTTAGCCAATACAAGGTATTTCAGGTTCTCAATGATGGCGAATGTAGTAGGTCTTGCGATAAAAAACCAGCGGATATCCCCGGCATTGTCATAGGCATGTTTGAGAGCCTTGCGGAGTCTGGCCCATTCATTTGGTTCCTTTAGGTCTATTGCCTCAAGCTCCTTGAAGGCCTCTGAGCTGTAGAAGGCTGCCTTATCACAGTGTTTGCTCCAGGTGTCTTTGACTGTGGCCCAATGCTGCAGAACCTTAGGATGGACCATAATAAGGCAATAGACTCGCACCTGTTTGGTAAGTTCCTCCATCTGATTCTCTGTCAGGCCTCGAAGCTCGTCTTTGCTGGGCGCTTTGACATGATGGTGCTTGTGGTTGTCCTCTTCGGTGAAAGAATAACTGGGGGTTAAAGTGCCAACGAATGCCAACACCAAGCAGAAGAGTGCTCCAAGGAGCACCCCCTTCAGGAAGGAGTGGCCGTCCGACAACATGTTGGACGTCACTGAATTATGCAGGGGAGAGGGCAGAAAAGTATTATTACCATTTGACCCACTACAtcacatttaatttaaaataagtTGCTTTTGGGTTTGGTTTGAACTTTTACATTTAATAAAGTGCTGCTTCTAATAGCCACGTGGGGTCTAAACGCCGTTGAATGCCTTCAGGGTTTGCTGTCCTGACGTGGAGTTTTCGGAGATGTGCTTCCACCTTTGGCTACGTCTCTGTAAACGTGTAGACCCAGCGCGACGAAAAAGCTTTAGTTTGGGTATCTTACACCTCATTAAACGAAATCTGTTGTTACAGTTGGGTAATAATTCGATATTATAAAAGCAGACATAACCAAGAAATCATGGCACAACATCAAGCTACGGCATATCACCAGGAAATAGATTATGGAATGGGTCAATAACTGTCCCAAAAGACCCTTtggcacacacaaataataataataatatcaggaAATAGTAGTAATAGCCTACTATTTAAAAACACAAGCGTTATCGATCGATAAAAATAcgcaattaaaatatatattgtaccTCGGTGGCCGTCAGTGACACTGCTGTGGTTGGTATCTCCGTTTGAGAAATTAGGTTGCCTATCTGGTTATGTGAGTATTCAAATGTACGCTTGCTTGGCCCAAGCTGCCCGTTCATTATCGCTGCCAAAATAAGAGGTATGATTTCCGGGTCCGGGTGACATGACTTGTGTTTTGCCaaggctgattggctgttttttttgttttgttttttatgtctACGGTGAAGACACTATTTCAACTGAAATAGTCGCAACActgagataaaaaaataaataaaaatgctttGGTAACGAGGAAGGTGGGCGTGTTATTCCCATGGCTGCGCCCTAGGGCAACTTTGTGTTATTTTATTAGTTTAGTCGTTAGTCGTGTATAAGCGATGTTTTATATGAaacgattcacacacaccgtggcgttaCACTACATGTGTCCTGGAAGCCTGACCTTCCCTCGGAAGCAAACATCAAAATCAACAGCTGCTCCGCAACTGAATCTGACCACAGGGCTGCCAAATTTCACTATAAGTGTGGAGTGAGATAACTTGTGTTGGGGTCGGAGCGACCAAACACTGCAAAAAGAGTCGATGATTGATTTGGAAAAATCGGTTTTGCAATACAAATTCAGACAAATTAAATTAATCGTTTTATGTATAGATTTGCAATGAATATAAATCGACATGAATTTCAACGTCAGTATTAGACTTGAAGGACAGTGGGCTCCATTAATAGGGCATTAAGGAATTATTAAAATCAGCCCCtcttcagcgtgtgtgtgtgtgtgtgtgtgtgtgtgtgtgtgtgtgtatgtgtgtgtgtggtgtgtgtgtgtgtgtgtgtgtgtgtgtgtgtgtgtgtgtgtgtgtgtgtgtgtgtgtgtgtgtgtgtgtgcgtgcgtgcgtgcgtgcgtgcgtgcgtgcgtgcgtgcgtgcgtgcgtgcgtgcgtgcgtgcgtgcgtgcgtgcgtgcgtgcgtgtgcgtgcgtgcgtgcgtgcgtgcgcgcgcgtgtgtgtgtgtgtgtgtgtgtgtgtgtgtgtgtgtgtgtgtgtgtgtgtgtgtgtgtgtgtgtgtgtgtgtgtgtgtgtgtgtgtgtgtgtgtgtgtgtgtgtgtgtgtgtgtgtgcgtgcgtgcgtgtgcgtgtgtggaatGACCTCTTGGATAACTTTGACTTTAAAGTACAAATGAACAATGAGACTTTATTCAAGGAACGTTATAATGTCAAATTTTTTAAATGTTCTGAATTATGCTAATTGTTTCTTTCCATGGGCACACTTCGTGAACATGGCACAAGGAAAACGTTTTTTCTCTGTGGAAACAACATTCCATGTTGTGAACTCGTCCCACCGACAGGTGTCGTGCCAATGTAATTTCCCAGCGACCAGGGACACGCTATCTATCGGATATCAGCATCCCCGATAGATAGCGTGTCCCTGgcaggcccccaggataggcgcatacttccgcaatccaccaggcaaaataaggatgggattttatttgaacaataaaatatttgtttGGCAAATTATGgagaggctgagattatagatttcatattcaaagGGCTGAACAAATATAAGATATATTTATAAGAATATAGGCATgctcaaagcccaaatcattgattaCATACCCAATTCAATaataagaaatttgaatttgaatggtaacaatttcGTCTGGTGTTAAATCCTCGTTCTCGTTTTgaacgtctcactcatggccggTCACAGTGtgtttctttctgattagctcttaattgagatcacctgccACGCACCCCTATATTTAAGGTGAACACaagggtttggtttactttttgcATCAGCCtctgtcaatcgaggttgagtttagcgAGTGTTGAAAGTTTttgatctagattgcagatcactattgtcactttatacaaactgaaagtatgcgttgttgcgtgtttgtttttgtgggcatttgactgaacagccgaGACCAATATTGCTACCagcatggcacttcgaaacagaccaccgcagtgagtaaaagttattttcctttattaaatgttgaagtttttgggctgtctcttcagacacaagccatcagtaaccctgctctttgcacGACATGTATGTCactgctgtttgttaacctagctttgatgatttgtatcttgtgatgtgtgttttttcttaacaggtgttagatgagtgacaagatctatgggggggcccccctttgggcccccccataccaacttagtcttcaaaggaatctagtgccatgggactcgtgtcttcaaaacatcctcggaatacatgtgtatgaatggtccaccgaagggttgatctggaagccaccacggtccacgcagtaatctgctgcgagccatctttcggtcttggtcaggatttgttacagttgcccttcaatgtatgtagcaggctacgggtttctgaagaagcctgctttacgtagcattggagtacaaatattgtgcaaaatgtaacctgtagattagcttagtttaacgtcattccgtgctgtctgtcaaatgtgtggcttactttaagtccacaaaggccctctggtaaaccacgttggaacacccctggacaaggttaTTAGTCACtcggtgtgtgctaaagttttgttccatttttcactagttggttaaggtttggtagaattgttcggatgcgacgtgatggcgtatgtacaagagcctaccgtggccaggccacagttgcgacggccacggccagatggcctagtgtgagtgcaaccttcattgcatttgtatactgtttatcattggatgtttatgcaatttggcttaattcatccgcagtaaagctgcatttgactgttccagggtcgttttgtacaggctttcaattgaccatgttgactagtttgtgggaagttttttatttttttttacccttgcttacaatccaacggttgtgaccacttatgcaactgggctgtgaaccttgcaattctagttgcatatttgtatacgcaagcttgtccatttctatcgccatcactaacactagcttaagcgtttccttgtaggccattagctgacttgtgtattggagcgatgatttgggtattttaagatgcttgaaaacctaaaataaagcaaaatgcgtgtctggtgtgcaagagccaatttgttggcttgcagtagtcgaggagttgccgtaggtcgtaagccatctggaggttgtggcaatggaggcttgtggtagatctgccatccaacaaaggttaattcttctgaagcatgattaatagtttagtaaattgaatctattcatatagaactataaaatccaagactgcagccagtaacttggatcgcaatatgttgaaagtattagtcttcatttgtaacaacagaataattaacatgactaactgggtttcttccattttctaactagggggacttgactggtgagtctactggattaatctgtagcggtactttgcccaacagatttgatggcatgactacagggtgacaaagacaattattccctgcctatcaaaagagatttctaaaacatatctgctagaacagttcctatactttttgtataatttggtcatgctgcaaatttacttttttgtagttgctcatatttagttctttgacagcctcgcctgctagaaaagtctattcaaatcggctaaatataatgaactaaattaatagccatgaaatgttgtcactcatactaatggcaaataccctctttcagttggtggttcaacactgatgtctctaggcttgagggagagctcacaagtaaattacacgaatgtcctggaggaattgggaatacacttttatttagtctacctgaccagggacatctttgaactataggtcacctaacccaaacttttcactcttgggTTGtcgttttctcttgttttaacccgaaagggctgaaatatcaacatttcaggtattctgtttggataatgtgcaaaactttggcttcactaataaaaaaaattcacgACTATTTTTCTTGTGGTtgaactatttaaagatttgtatgcaaaatatttctgctcaatttgtggtcaatgaaactctgaATTTTTTAATtcgataaaacacaactatgggttaaaggtatttgctttgggcatcttctgatatttttagaatctagctccattgctgtcagaaatggtgtctcccagtactgcaaagtgcttccacaagtttaaaaaataatgggcagaaaaggaactgccaactaaatctatttaacatgggtagaaagtttccatggaagctcttggctgctggttcccaacacggCTCCACTGttggcctgtgaccttgcgtttaactttttctgacttttggtgactttcacaaaagagaaatgaactggttaataccttgattatagtattagtgtctaccttggttatcagctatcatagaatggtgtccaaatggctgcatatataagaaataggatttgaaccaagtgATACAAAAAAATGCTTTTATTACAAGCACAGCAGTTAAACCTTATTCCAGGATGCTCTATGCTGTTGCCTCCTAGCTCTACACTAACAAATGCGTTCATGATTACCAAAAAGGTTATAATTACAGATTTATTAAATACGCAGAGAAGAGCATCATCGAATAAAGATTAAGGACCTGGATTATATTTTACAGTATTAAACTGTTGAAATTACAATTCAGAGTGGAGAAGGCTGAAGGCATTGGTCCTAAAAGTGTCAGTTTCATCCACTCTGGATTATCACTTGAAGAGACTGTGaaatgcttttaaaaaaaaatgtaatttcccCTATTGGTGAAATGAACCTTGTCTTTTAAGTATAAACCACAGCAGTTAAACCTTATTCCGGGATGCTCTACGCTGTTGCCTCCTAGCTCTACACTAACAAATGCGTTCATCACACTGTTCACCCATTTCCTAGCGatcatttgccaacgtccttgtcacaaactcctgtgtagtagtccagtaggtggcggtatatggggaaaaactatgatcctccactaaactagaagaagatctctgcatcctGTACGTCACAgactaggtcacgtgtcttggccacataacgcggaagcaaatcgctcctgtatgttaccagagcccgtctacgatgATTGATTTGGAAAaattagacattctctgatgttaccctgcgccactgagcattttgcataggaatgaatgggcggccattttccagtctgtggtccatcctttattatgtccctggtccctggtcgCGGGAGAGCGAATGCATCAGGGAATGCAGAGCTACATTACTCGATTTCACANNNNNNNNNNNNNNNNNNNNNNNNNNNNNNNNNNNNNNNNNNNNNNNNNNNNNNNNNNNNNNNNNNNNNNNNNNNNNNNNNNNNNNNNNNNNNNNNNNNNACGGTAGGCACACTGTTGAAATGTCGTGTAGGGTGATGCTATACTTAGAGGTGTTGAAGTCGGAACGGAGCCAACTTAAAGAGGATACGTGTCGGGAAGGCTTGCACACAGTGGATCCCCTCTAGGATGCCCTCTGGACAGAGATGGTAAGGTTAAAGCCTTGAGCCCAGGGCCTCCCCCAcacgggtgtgtgtggaggtcaaAGACACAAGAGGGCCCTCAGTGGGACCGCGATCCCACTGCGCTGCCGTCCACCAGAGCAGGCCAGGCGTGTTCCAACCCACCGGTCGGATGAGTCGGGCTCGCGGCGTGCATCGTCCCACAACGCAAGGAATTTGGCCTCCCTTATTTTTAGTGGCATCGGCGGTCTGTCCCGGAGTTATTTTAGAAGTGAGGCTCCATAACAGGCTCGCATTGTTTCAGCCGTCAAGGTCTCGATCTATCACGCCTGCCAGCCTGTTTTTGCAGTGCccttggcccccccccccctccctactgtGTCTCGACCGGTCTCTCCAACAGCCCTGTCGCTGtccgtccgtctccctctctccctcctagcTGCCCCCTGTCTTGGGCTCTCgctccctccacctcttcacagcagtctttgtctctctctctgtctttcgctCTCCCGACAGCCCTCTGTCTCTTCGGCTTCCACATCCTGCTCACCAAGGGTGTGACAGCAGGCTAGGCTCTGTAAATCAACTGCACCCGGACCAggctgtgtgtgcgcacgtgagTGTGCGCACGTGAGTGTGCGCACGTGaggtgtgcgcacgtgtgtgtgtgtgtgtgcacgtgtgtacgtGCAACgtgccgtgcgtgtgtgcggggcaGGCCCTCGTTCATGGTATCATGCAGTATGCGGTGAAGGGACGTGCGTGGTCGGGGGCCCGGTCGCGCGCCTGGGCCAAGGCGTGGGTGTGTCAGCAATAGCCCGGTGGACCGCGGAGCTTCACCGCTGACTACTTTCTCTCCCACCTTCCCCAaaccgcccccaccccctctgctCCCCACAGCTGGTGCAGCGATAACTCACCAGATCACATACTGACATTCCCTTTACTTCCTCCGTATTACCGCACACTTTCGCTAGTTCGGCCTCAGCTGATCGTAAAGAAGTCAGCACGGTTCACTGTCGGAAATACCCCCGACCTGAAATACTCTCAGTGTAACCGTGTTGGTAGGCTGGAGCTAAGGCTGttgcttttcttcttcttcttctgtgggcTTTCTCCACACAACCGTCCACCACACCCCTTCTGCTCAGTGTTAATGCCGTGGGCTTGTCGAGTCAGCACATTGGTTGTTTCCAGACATCGGGTCCAACCCGTCCCGATATGGTTATGGGCTGCTTATCGAGCAACCGCCAACGCACAGTACAGCCAGCAGTTGGACTGTAATCTAGCCTCCACAGTGCCGTGCacctagacaaacacacacacacatgcacacacacacacagctccttgGTACAATGGAGACGGGAGTGATTGGCAGAGGGTTATCTTTGTCTTGAGATGCACacgctggagaaggagaggctaagctcccccacctccacatGTTAGACAGTCGAACCGCTGCAGACGGGAGCCAGGGCGATAAATTAACCGAACATGGCAGTTGAGCCATGAATGGGGAGGGttacggtggtgggggggtaaagggggggcggggggggggctggtaaaGGGGGAGGGCGGGCCTTATGCATACAATGGCACGTTGTATGACCCAACGGCCCCACACCGCTGTGGTATGGGAAAACAGTTTGGTTAATGGTGAAGGAACACTGCTGGAGTATTAAGACCGTTTATCGGTCTTGCCACAGCTGCTCCATTCATGTTTGTGGAAGAAAAGGGGGGCAAATGGTTCTTGCATATTAGCCCTGCTTTTCTCCCAAATTATGAGACGGGAGATGTATGATGTAATGCATCTCCGCTCTCACCCTCGACCCATACGAGGCATGAGAAAAATGGATGCATGTCCAGAATCGAAAACGGCTGCACAGACATGCGACTGTGATAAcagtatacatacacatatgtaGGGCCAATGAAatccgtttttattttttccaaattccgttttattttttccaaatccGTTTTTTCCGTTTTAATTTTCATTAATTCAGTTTTTAACACTTAAAATCATCAGAACGAGTGTCAAATAAGTGCGAACGAATACAATTTAATCAGATAGAAGACTACATTATtaaaaacatcacaacattgcactgtttttagtgcttcaaataaaaacatgacataAAATATTCAAGTGCTTATaaactctttttttataaattcaAATTGTTGTTTGAAGGGGTGTGCCCTGGCTACGGCGTTCATTGTTTTTCATATGGATTTTGGACTTCAAGTGGTCATCGCACGTATCTCTGCGTTTCCAATCGATAGTATGTGACATATTCTACAAAAACACCTGAGTGATAGAAGTGTTTTGGATATTGTTCGGCTCTGAATTTGGGGTTAGAAACCGAATTACGGGCGCTTCAACTTCTTCTTCGGCTTCTTGTTAGGAGCGGGACTTATTGTTTGCGTGGTGGaccggggatttttttttaacattgttgtgcgagtgactgctaaacattcagtgacgttaatgtacctgtgttgtttcccttttccctcgaaactgaatttcaccaaaataaatGGCGAATTCATTCAATATGCAGCATTCCgctgcatattgtaaatgtgacgtctgatgtgccttgtccctgttgcatgttatatgtgctgaagaacaggaaactgctggaaatcagttatttttactaagacaggcccgttttaaattgtaactttgttactttaatactttcctgcttaataaaataattaaaaaaaaataataattatcagttgATTCCGTTTGTATTGTCCAATTCCGTGATTCCGTCCGCGTTTTCGTTATCGCGGATTTCATAGGGCCTACGTatgccacactcacacacagcacagccCTGTGTTGTTGAGCTCACGGACGATGAATCAAAGTGAGTAGACCAGTTCCCCATTTCTATTTTGGTGGCTCTACCTCAGgccagggggggtggggtggctgGGGGGAGCACTTCCTTCTTGCCCTGGCTTCGCTCCTGCAGGGGAATGGGTGGCTGCTAAAGCAGAGCCACGGCATTCTGTTGACCAGGACACGCACATGGCGAAGGAACACTTCCTCATAAGCCTGCAGGGACGTCGAATGGAGCGCACTTATTTTACCTCCGTTTACCCTTTTGTTCTTGTTGCacagtgtgtgtcactctgtgtgTCCGGCACATATTTTGAAATTGACAATAAAGTGGACTTGACTTGACACGTATTACTATGCATGCTCATTTCTATGGTTTACCGCGTGGCCAGcccgccatttttttttttttctaaacaacGCGCCTCCTTCTAGTGTTATTGTTCTCCGAGACCGAGGACAAAGCCACACCTGACTGCCAAAGGTTAACTCCAGCTGcatgtgcgttcatgtgtgtcgGCGGCGTGCTTAACTGATGGCGGCAAACAGTGGGAGTTACGTTGGCTGCATGGACATTCTTACGCGGTGTCCTGTTGCTCGCTCGCTTTTTAATTGATTATCGGTAGGACCCTGACGGCCGTCGCAGCACAGCTCACATGAAGCACTGACGAGGGATTATGATCTGTCGAGCAGGGGGGCCGGCAGGTCGACGGCGGCCAGCCTGAAGAAGTGGCCTATCGACGGACGCGCTCGGGATTAAAGCGTCTGAATCTCCCAGCTCTCCTTGTTGAAGGGCAGGCTTTGTGTTTCAGTCGGAGCGCGGGGCGAATGCGCTGCTCTGGCGTTGCCCTGAACACTAGTAAACTCTGGTGGGAATGCCAGCAGCTTCCTGGGACAACAAGCACCCGGCTCGGCATATGGTTCCTGCAAACTTGAGAGAAATAAACCGCTCTCCTCACTCTGCTGCAACAGAGGGCTGTTGTTCTAACACTATTGCTATCTatctaatatatctatatatcagaAATCCTCACTGTTGTTCACACCCACCCCTTAACAGAGTCAACGGACAGAGAAAGTAGGTTACGTTTGTTTacaacttggggggggggggggggacttcttCGGAGGATCGTAAGAAGCTGTTTGCTGTCACTAATTGGATTCCGGCCAGCGGACTTAGTATGACGAACACGCCTCCTTTAGGCCTTCATCCCAGTGGAACAGTGAAGGGCCCTCTCCCCCCGCGCCCCTCCCTGTGATGATCACACCAGggccggggggggtggggtggggggggggcattgctCGTGTTTGTTCAGTGTTTCCGCCTAGccgtgaagaagaagaagaagccatTCTTCTCACACAGTCGAGTGCTTGACGTGACCGGCTGCCGTCGGAACATGTGATCATGCGAGCGAGCCGCTCGACCCACACGCATGTCCCCCACGGCCCACCCGCCACAGCCTGTAATCCGTATGCAAAGCCCTCTGCGTTGCTGCGTGCTATGTTGGTATGTTCACACCGAGCTAATGGCTGTAGGAGCTGGATCAATAATGATTAGCCTAACCCACTTGACACTGAGGTCTGCTGTAGGGCGCAGGTAGCGTAacggggttgttgttgttgttatgtaacctgggaaaaaaaaacaaagcccTGTTTAGCGTACATACCACGATGTTGCCAAGCATGGAATTGTGTTCAGGTCAGGACATTATAAATAGTGGATATAATGCTGCATTTAGAACACATGACGTTATTATAATGGCAGGATTATAAAACCATTATCTTCTCCTCAGGCACAGCTGTCTCAGCCCTGAAAGCAATGGATTTGC
The DNA window shown above is from Gadus chalcogrammus isolate NIFS_2021 chromosome 10, NIFS_Gcha_1.0, whole genome shotgun sequence and carries:
- the LOC130390421 gene encoding C1GALT1-specific chaperone 1-like → MLSDGHSFLKGVLLGALFCLVLAFVGTLTPSYSFTEEDNHKHHHVKAPSKDELRGLTENQMEELTKQVRVYCLIMVHPKVLQHWATVKDTWSKHCDKAAFYSSEAFKELEAIDLKEPNEWARLRKALKHAYDNAGDIRWFFIARPTTFAIIENLKYLVLAKDPSEPFYIGHAMKSGELDYVEYESGIVLSYEALKRLMNVFQDGEKCPETESSLWKVTEEKQLAICLKYTGVFAENGEDLEGKGLFNSKSVERLITDSLQNNPSNVVEGCCSDLAITFSGMSSNQMQAMFGVYRLRPYGHNFNDMLLFQPPEGSDND